A single region of the Prevotella sp. HUN102 genome encodes:
- a CDS encoding ankyrin repeat domain-containing protein produces MALVRKQKKDAGKHSSINRIIKVNPYENPETVMGLMAKICSVRPSAETDIFWKIINDAYAKKLRGLSFSEYLQENRYSLYDKDFQYDLENYLQQISWTLSERENTGYTQIVVAGGFSSGKSSFLNRLTSSSSLLPTGVEPVSVVKTYLYCSKNNKSIKVKGINLKNVLVDLDLGVLQAIQHAKESNIYLASVLDKLFVEIPNKELDGIVFIDTPGYNNSEKANKSNGKTDKETALEAMSEGNVLFWLIDCERGTTVSDDIELIKQFKGRKVIIFNKADKKGEAESAKIVESAAKTLYKEFSKEEIIDIIAFSTLDNKIYYSKNRMRFAQILKSAKSFGNGINEQKRLRDLVGMLFDLEILESEKYISSIEEDYKKKVEDKNILEKSYRDYKNAGNKLSDELANHYKELSDVLDSCCASSSNILSRFIEFYNGVCNFEENDHWGSSSILDRAISRANNTIKNCRRDNDTIKYSVYKKKYRGDLVQRAKEMENLLEEKAKEWYENAIEECEELLKSKESEEMLIKDMREYKRNLMAAIDLGIAQYNKKNRAATVYVADTAPYIYDCIRKDDYKSFLRSFEKGVDVAQCNADGYNPLTYAVESGNNNMVKFLLNNGADPAIKDNRGYNAFHTAVENQYRDICKMLLDFDEDLIYTKTSKGESVEDLATRQTFSKWIENEIYNAL; encoded by the coding sequence ATGGCATTAGTGCGTAAGCAGAAAAAAGATGCTGGCAAGCATTCTTCAATAAATAGGATCATAAAAGTAAACCCTTATGAAAATCCGGAAACCGTAATGGGGTTAATGGCAAAAATATGTTCTGTCAGACCTTCTGCGGAGACAGATATCTTTTGGAAGATTATTAACGATGCCTATGCAAAGAAATTAAGAGGATTATCATTTAGCGAATATTTGCAAGAAAATAGATATAGCTTATATGATAAGGATTTTCAATATGATTTGGAGAATTATTTACAGCAAATTTCTTGGACGCTGTCCGAGAGAGAGAATACTGGATACACCCAGATTGTTGTTGCTGGTGGATTCTCTTCGGGAAAATCTTCTTTCTTGAATCGTTTAACATCCAGTTCAAGTCTTTTGCCTACGGGAGTGGAGCCGGTTTCTGTTGTAAAAACCTATTTGTATTGTTCCAAAAATAATAAATCTATAAAGGTAAAAGGCATAAATCTGAAGAATGTCTTGGTAGATTTGGATTTAGGGGTATTGCAGGCTATTCAGCACGCTAAGGAATCGAATATCTATCTTGCCTCTGTTCTTGATAAACTTTTCGTAGAAATCCCAAATAAAGAGTTGGATGGAATTGTTTTTATCGATACTCCGGGGTATAACAATTCGGAAAAGGCTAATAAGTCTAATGGAAAAACAGATAAGGAAACTGCATTGGAAGCGATGTCGGAAGGAAATGTGCTGTTTTGGCTCATTGACTGTGAACGGGGTACAACTGTTTCCGATGATATTGAACTTATCAAGCAATTCAAAGGCAGGAAGGTTATAATCTTTAATAAGGCTGATAAAAAAGGAGAAGCTGAATCGGCAAAGATTGTAGAGTCCGCCGCAAAAACATTATACAAGGAATTTTCTAAAGAAGAAATCATAGATATAATAGCTTTCTCAACCTTGGATAATAAAATCTATTATTCCAAGAATCGTATGCGGTTTGCTCAAATTCTTAAGAGTGCAAAATCTTTTGGAAATGGAATTAATGAGCAAAAGAGGTTGAGAGATTTGGTTGGTATGCTTTTTGATCTTGAAATACTTGAAAGCGAAAAGTATATCAGTAGTATAGAAGAAGATTATAAGAAAAAGGTAGAAGATAAGAATATTCTTGAAAAATCTTATAGAGATTACAAAAATGCAGGGAATAAGTTATCGGATGAATTAGCAAATCATTATAAAGAATTATCTGATGTACTGGATAGTTGTTGTGCCTCTTCTTCCAACATTCTTAGTAGATTTATAGAGTTTTATAATGGTGTTTGTAATTTTGAAGAGAATGACCATTGGGGGAGTTCCAGTATATTGGATAGGGCTATAAGTCGAGCTAATAATACTATAAAAAATTGCAGAAGAGATAATGATACGATAAAGTATTCTGTTTATAAAAAAAAATATAGGGGCGACTTGGTGCAAAGAGCTAAAGAAATGGAAAATCTTTTGGAAGAGAAGGCGAAAGAATGGTATGAAAATGCAATTGAGGAATGTGAGGAATTGTTAAAATCAAAGGAGAGTGAGGAAATGCTTATAAAAGATATGCGAGAATACAAGCGAAATCTTATGGCTGCCATTGATTTAGGAATTGCGCAGTATAATAAGAAGAATAGAGCCGCGACAGTATATGTTGCCGACACTGCTCCCTATATCTATGATTGCATTCGTAAAGATGATTATAAATCATTTCTTCGCAGCTTTGAAAAAGGGGTTGATGTAGCTCAATGCAATGCTGACGGGTATAATCCCCTGACGTATGCAGTGGAATCGGGCAATAACAATATGGTTAAATTTCTGTTGAATAATGGTGCCGATCCTGCCATAAAGGACAATAGAGGATACAATGCTTTTCATACAGCGGTGGAAAATCAGTATCGAGATATCTGTAAAATGCTTCTTGATTTTGATGAAGACCTTATCTATACAAAAACAAGTAAAGGGGAGAGCGTAGAGGATTTGGCAACGAGGCAGACATTCTCTAAGTGGATAGAAAATGAAATTTATAATGCTTTATAA
- a CDS encoding dynamin family protein, producing the protein MNKEQFGYLISNSESKLDSLRAVGYDGLKGYVTQLESTFKEFKEGGNELFDNNNTLQIGIVGQVKAGKSSFLNSLFFNGEDVLPKASTPMTAGLTIIEYADSNVFVVEYFNENDWEVFVRQDEDYKLIEQEVRKQEKGAPESIIRKEIDSRTSEKVRSAHEMVAACGANARQKIGSKEEAKSFSDLKDLQNVLERYVGASGEYTSVVKSLYIKMNDARLKGLRIVDTPGVNDPVISRENRTRTFLHSCHGVFLLSASTDFMGSGDVGFLNSRIGGSGIGSVVILASKFDSVLQDIGADREMKNEPKGDLVDTVELQTKKFKQRLRQLSDTIDENLRGKMKLDTTAGIGYSIAEKPSDKWDDVEKQIVKQMKRYYPDYFSTEADVKETFKGLANISDIKDKYLDGVFLNNKETIIQEKVKNFFSRNGEQVADEIENILREFKERREELNATSVAEIQQQKEIQGRLFKELDDEFRHIFKNFQENLQDNVKQISNDIEFNEIRDIPLEKTTSDITHKGWLWGHNTNEFDYYQINCLKLGANFEGAVKTYAESWNQKWAELFNATLNKISERLTNSISEFEVKIMSSSFNDSYYRKLIGYCLEDIGHKRILSIGEIKKDYTNKGYAEATRFVIPSSTYNVSKGRVIPILNSALDNHIKFLKTRYITLAESIRIDIRKEIDKKLKEVVEQIEGLKLNFSGNLKKEGEQYLNQLEKDLLDKVTVLNDIDEIIKYLTELSVLYKNKGL; encoded by the coding sequence ATGAATAAAGAACAGTTTGGTTACTTAATAAGTAATTCTGAATCAAAATTAGATTCCCTTCGAGCAGTAGGTTACGATGGCTTGAAAGGCTATGTAACACAGCTTGAAAGTACGTTTAAAGAATTTAAAGAGGGAGGAAATGAATTGTTTGATAATAACAATACCTTGCAAATTGGTATTGTCGGACAAGTGAAAGCCGGAAAGTCGTCTTTTCTCAATTCATTGTTCTTCAATGGAGAAGACGTGCTTCCAAAGGCGTCCACTCCTATGACGGCAGGGCTTACCATTATTGAATATGCTGATTCAAATGTTTTCGTTGTGGAATACTTTAATGAAAATGATTGGGAGGTTTTTGTAAGACAGGATGAAGATTATAAGCTGATTGAACAGGAAGTAAGAAAACAGGAAAAAGGAGCACCTGAAAGTATTATAAGGAAAGAAATCGACAGTAGAACCAGTGAGAAAGTAAGGTCTGCGCACGAAATGGTTGCGGCGTGTGGTGCCAATGCCAGACAGAAGATAGGCAGCAAGGAAGAGGCTAAGTCTTTTTCTGACTTGAAAGACCTGCAAAACGTATTGGAACGGTATGTTGGAGCCAGTGGAGAATACACGTCGGTGGTGAAGAGCCTTTATATAAAGATGAATGATGCTCGGTTGAAGGGACTGCGAATCGTGGATACACCTGGAGTGAACGACCCGGTTATCTCACGAGAAAACAGAACACGTACATTCCTTCATTCCTGTCACGGTGTTTTTCTCTTGAGTGCATCTACTGATTTTATGGGAAGCGGTGATGTCGGTTTCTTAAATTCCCGCATAGGAGGCTCCGGCATTGGCAGTGTGGTTATTCTTGCCAGTAAGTTCGATTCTGTTTTGCAGGATATTGGTGCGGACAGGGAAATGAAGAATGAGCCAAAGGGCGACTTGGTTGATACCGTGGAATTGCAAACCAAAAAGTTTAAGCAGAGGCTTCGACAGTTGTCTGACACAATAGATGAAAATCTTCGTGGCAAGATGAAGCTCGACACCACTGCCGGCATAGGATATTCTATTGCTGAGAAGCCTTCAGATAAATGGGATGATGTAGAGAAGCAAATAGTAAAGCAGATGAAGCGTTACTATCCGGATTATTTCTCTACCGAAGCCGATGTTAAGGAAACTTTCAAGGGATTGGCGAATATCTCAGATATCAAAGATAAATATCTTGATGGAGTTTTCTTGAACAATAAAGAAACTATTATTCAGGAAAAGGTAAAGAACTTTTTTAGTAGAAACGGTGAACAGGTTGCTGATGAAATAGAAAATATTCTTCGCGAATTTAAGGAAAGACGCGAGGAGTTGAATGCTACTTCCGTAGCCGAAATCCAACAGCAGAAAGAGATACAGGGCAGGCTTTTCAAAGAGCTTGATGATGAGTTCAGACATATTTTCAAGAATTTCCAGGAAAATCTTCAGGATAATGTTAAACAGATATCTAATGATATTGAATTTAATGAGATTAGGGACATTCCACTTGAAAAAACAACGTCAGATATCACTCATAAAGGTTGGCTTTGGGGACACAATACAAATGAATTTGATTATTATCAGATTAATTGTTTAAAGTTGGGAGCAAATTTTGAAGGTGCAGTAAAAACTTATGCTGAAAGTTGGAATCAGAAATGGGCTGAACTCTTTAATGCAACATTGAATAAAATTTCTGAACGCCTTACTAACAGTATAAGTGAATTTGAGGTCAAAATAATGAGTAGTTCTTTTAATGATTCATATTACAGAAAACTTATTGGTTATTGTTTGGAGGATATTGGGCATAAGAGAATTCTGTCAATTGGAGAAATAAAGAAAGACTACACAAATAAAGGGTATGCTGAAGCAACCCGTTTTGTAATCCCCTCTTCAACTTATAATGTGTCTAAAGGTCGTGTAATACCAATATTGAATTCTGCTTTGGATAATCATATAAAGTTTTTAAAAACGAGATATATAACCTTAGCTGAGTCAATTCGTATTGACATTAGGAAAGAGATTGATAAGAAATTAAAAGAAGTCGTTGAGCAAATAGAAGGTTTGAAATTAAATTTCTCAGGCAATCTGAAGAAAGAAGGAGAGCAATATCTGAACCAACTTGAGAAAGACCTTTTGGATAAGGTTACGGTTCTCAATGATATAGATGAGATAATAAAATATTTAACGGAATTATCAGTTCTTTATAAAAACAAAGGATTATGA
- a CDS encoding septal ring lytic transglycosylase RlpA family protein, producing the protein MKKIRTLLIVILTFTGFTTSFAQTSGKASYYSNSLHGRKMSNGERYDRNDFTCAHRSLPFGTKLRVINTRNGQEVVVRVTDRGPFVRGRLIDLSYAAAKQIGMIASGVGSIRIEVLGADYVDPFITTEPANIKMAEIEYGLAGVCYEFIPEWEDLGKIEEPKRIARKVSSIKTASHNKKEKKRNAEPTTLNETPHYKGAAARWTDFFSTIEEEAAHSSDK; encoded by the coding sequence ATGAAAAAAATCAGAACGCTCCTGATAGTTATTCTAACATTTACAGGCTTTACCACCTCGTTTGCACAAACGAGTGGTAAAGCCTCTTATTATAGTAACAGTCTCCACGGCAGAAAAATGAGCAATGGAGAACGCTACGACAGAAACGACTTCACTTGTGCCCACAGATCGTTGCCTTTCGGTACAAAACTAAGAGTGATAAATACGAGAAACGGACAAGAGGTTGTTGTCCGCGTTACAGACAGAGGGCCGTTCGTGAGAGGCCGACTGATCGACCTCTCGTATGCCGCTGCCAAACAGATTGGAATGATTGCCAGTGGTGTCGGTTCCATAAGAATTGAAGTGCTCGGTGCAGACTACGTTGATCCCTTTATAACAACCGAACCTGCAAACATCAAGATGGCTGAAATTGAATACGGCTTGGCAGGCGTATGCTATGAATTTATCCCGGAATGGGAGGATTTAGGCAAGATAGAAGAGCCGAAGAGAATAGCCCGCAAGGTTTCAAGCATCAAGACAGCTTCACACAATAAGAAAGAAAAGAAAAGGAATGCTGAACCAACAACACTCAATGAAACTCCACATTACAAAGGTGCAGCAGCCCGATGGACTGATTTTTTCTCTACGATTGAAGAAGAAGCTGCCCACTCTTCTGACAAATAA
- the gdhA gene encoding NADP-specific glutamate dehydrogenase has product MEVKKIMQTLEQKHPGESEYLQAVQEVLESIEEVYNQHPEFEKAQIIERMVEPERIFTFRVTWIDDNGKVQTNLGYRVQFNSAIGPYKGGLRFHKAVTPSMLKFLGFEQTFKNALTTLPMGGGKGGSDFDPVGKSDAEIMRFCQAFMLELRHNIGPDQDIPAGDVGVGGREIGYMNGMYQKLTRQYHTGVLTGKGMTWGGSIFRPEATGYGALYFTEHLLKKAGKDIKDKKVALSGFGNVAWGAAKKTVELGGKVVAISGPDGVCEIPEGITTEMIDYMLDMRASNRNKVQDMADKFPGKAKFTAGKKAWSVPCDIALPCAFQNELSEEDAKELKANGCWCCCEVSNMGCQPGAIHFFQNNGMLFAPGKAVNAGGVATSGLEMTQNAAHLSWSADEVNSKLHWIMESIHEQCVKFGTQPDGSVDYVKGANIAGFMKVAQAMLEQGVI; this is encoded by the coding sequence ATGGAAGTCAAAAAAATTATGCAAACACTGGAGCAGAAGCATCCAGGAGAGTCTGAGTACTTGCAGGCAGTGCAGGAAGTGCTTGAATCTATCGAAGAGGTTTACAACCAGCACCCTGAGTTCGAGAAAGCTCAGATTATCGAAAGAATGGTAGAACCAGAACGTATCTTCACATTCCGTGTAACTTGGATTGACGACAACGGTAAGGTACAGACAAACCTCGGTTACCGCGTTCAGTTCAACAGCGCGATTGGCCCATACAAGGGTGGTCTCCGCTTCCACAAGGCTGTTACACCTTCAATGCTGAAGTTCCTCGGTTTCGAACAGACATTCAAGAACGCATTGACAACACTCCCTATGGGTGGTGGTAAGGGTGGTTCTGATTTCGACCCAGTTGGCAAGTCTGACGCTGAAATTATGCGTTTCTGCCAGGCATTTATGCTCGAATTGAGACACAACATCGGCCCTGATCAGGATATTCCGGCAGGCGACGTTGGTGTTGGTGGTCGCGAAATCGGTTATATGAACGGTATGTACCAGAAGCTCACACGCCAGTATCACACAGGTGTACTCACAGGTAAGGGTATGACTTGGGGTGGTTCAATCTTCCGTCCTGAAGCTACTGGTTACGGTGCGCTCTACTTCACAGAACACCTCCTCAAGAAGGCAGGCAAGGACATCAAGGACAAGAAGGTTGCCCTCTCTGGTTTCGGTAACGTAGCTTGGGGTGCTGCAAAGAAGACCGTAGAACTCGGTGGTAAGGTTGTTGCTATTTCTGGTCCTGACGGCGTTTGCGAAATCCCTGAAGGCATCACAACAGAGATGATCGACTATATGCTTGATATGCGTGCTTCTAACCGTAACAAGGTTCAGGACATGGCAGACAAGTTCCCGGGTAAGGCTAAGTTCACAGCAGGCAAGAAGGCTTGGAGCGTTCCTTGCGACATCGCTCTTCCTTGCGCATTCCAGAACGAACTTAGCGAAGAAGATGCTAAGGAATTGAAGGCTAACGGCTGCTGGTGCTGCTGCGAAGTTTCAAATATGGGTTGCCAGCCGGGTGCTATCCACTTCTTCCAGAACAACGGTATGCTCTTCGCTCCGGGTAAGGCTGTAAACGCTGGTGGTGTTGCTACTTCTGGTCTTGAAATGACACAGAACGCCGCTCACTTGAGCTGGTCAGCCGACGAAGTAAACAGCAAGCTCCACTGGATTATGGAAAGCATCCACGAGCAGTGTGTTAAGTTCGGTACACAGCCAGACGGTTCTGTAGACTACGTAAAGGGTGCAAACATCGCAGGCTTTATGAAGGTTGCACAGGCTATGCTCGAACAAGGCGTAATCTAA